The following nucleotide sequence is from Acyrthosiphon pisum isolate AL4f chromosome A2, pea_aphid_22Mar2018_4r6ur, whole genome shotgun sequence.
TTTACTGTTCGCAATGATTTACATGTTTACAAAACAGTAATTTCAtgacatttttgataatattgcatTAGGTTTTACGATGAGTGATGACTGTAAAGTTTCTCGTATCATAacacttttatatctaaatatctaatatattaaaatatataaatattaggtatattgattttgtttgcgTCTCCTAGTCATACCTCATTAGCTAATATGTTGTTCAGTAAAAATTGTTGGAAGGGAAAAGtttattgtcaaaaatattaaaaactggaATGACTGccaaatttcgatttttttcaattaaattcaaaaaaatttgttttagcattatttattttaatcaatcaacttatttgttattatgttaaaatattactataagtacctatacctattttattattacataggtattattattatcaaatgcgtatataggtatattgtagcTTATTGctaatatttattggttataCAACATAGAATCTGTATAATACAAGCAACACCCTTAAGTGTTGGCAGTATGGtcattataaaaactttaatataatgataacaagGCATTTTGAGTTTTTGACGATACCTTAAAGTTAAAGTCATTAAACCCGGTCACTACAACCATGGTCATTATAAACGATTTACTACaggtactgtatattatatttaaatgtaccttTCCTACACAAACCCGTGGATAGGTCCATAAAAGTCCAACTGGCTCCCGATTAATTTAGAGTTTAGTTATTAGCTTTTACAGAATCCTACGTTCCCTATGGATCCCAATATCCTATTATACGTTTCCTATATAGATATACTTTGTCGGAacacggttaggttaggtttaaaCCTTCTCTAGAACATAGTAGGACTTTTAATTTGGTATAAGTAGTAGTTTAgtaagtatctatataaaacctattattttttggtaGTTTGTGTTATTTCTTGGGGCTTCTTATAAAAATGagcttacataaaataatattgggtACGTACCTATAACAGGCCAAAAACGGTCAACATAATAGGATGGCaacaatttattactaatttactCCTCTGCAAAGTTATTTCTATTACATTGTATTTAGTAGGTTAGTAAGGTTAGTAGGTAACTATAACGTATAGTTTTAGTGAGTTTACCTAGGTATGTTGTGAATTGGATGTAAGACGTACCTAGTTAGCAAActttcatataggtacaaataataaatagataccaCCTACCCGATTTCCTTTCAATTCATATACTCGATAATAATATCGAACCTATACTTATAGTGGATTATTGTATTGTTCATCAtatgacgtacctatattatttttatttttagattgcgtgatctaaaaaaaaaataacaaaatgaaaTGGTTGCAAGATCACGAAGTAGCAATTAACTTGGCTTTATTCAAGCGATaccaattttatcaaatattcaacCCAAACGGATCAAAACTGTTAAATTATGACACTTACAAGCTCACAAATGTCATGTTTATTGTGGCCGTTACGACTTACAACATATTTTCAGCAATGTGCTTTTTCACAGATACCGTAGACACCATCGACAGTGTTGATTTATtactaatgatatttatatactctattattataatttctttattgaaAATTAGCGTTCTTCTATTTAACGCAGATCAAATTTGGGAATTGTTTGACCTGACGCGCTTTGATTTTTTAACAAGCAGGCAGTGCCGCAAAAACGTCGGAATACTCTGTAAATATCGCGATAGATCGATAACGATAACCAACTTATACCAAAACTACAGCACCATGGTATTCATCATATGGATGATCACTCCTCTGGTATTAAACACTTTTGTGGTGGTCGGAGGCCCGAATCAGCGttatcataacattttcaacatgCAGTATCCGGTATCCGCgaatatttacaatcaatattattacctattttatttgatgGAAATAGCAATGGGaatattcgttttaaattattcgaTGATCATTGACAATTTCCTAATATCGTTATGTTGGGTTATAATTGCACAGTACGAAGTAATTACCACAGCGTTCGAAAAGATCGGAAACGACTGCGAACTGACAACCCTTCAAAACGGTACGTCGCGAAAGAAGTAAAATTCTTGGACTTGGTGTTGtgttataaatatgtactaGTACTACTATAACAGTATTAGTATTaggattataatgttattacttattaataattatcataaatgctaaaaaaaattgtgttgtaCTATTAATCATAGTTAAGTTTTCACTTACTTTTCTTAAATAGCAACGTCAATTTGTTTCTAAAGATTCAGATAtactatctatttatttaaatgtttgtaattttttcttaCATGCGAGATAGAAAATTTAAGttgaaatcagtaaaaataaatcatcgtTGCTATagtttgaaaaagtattaagacACGTATTGCACATTAACTGTGTAGGTACCGAAacgattaaaaattgaaatacctacatatttttagaatttgtgtTTTAGTAGATAGATACTCCTTTTCACTTCTCGAAAACCACTTTTCAAGaacatatttctattatattttaattttaatgcaaattgtatattaattagttaataattattgtataaagttACATTGTTggtattatttttccatttaataGTTGGGTACACTGCTTGTACACTTGCGCGTGCAtgacataaatataacataataataccatgTTTTGGTTtggagtattatattatatactaccgtAATGGTAATTTACAAATTCTggaaaattaacattatatttttttgattttcagaaaaaaataacaatagttttgAAGCATATGAAGatcttaaatcaattttaatggaTCAGAACAAATTATACATGTTAGTATTGTATCCTATTGGCTTAACTGTGTAATATaacacctaatatattataaattaggacacaacaaaaaattattacattgcaattaatatgtatacgtcGACACATACATAACTATGGTTTTGAAAGTGCATGAAACGCTAATTTTTTGAGGTAATAAATAGATAACATTTTTGTAACAcgttttgtatatataggtgtGGTCATCCGCTGCCAAAGGTTAGGTATTTGATACTTACCGTACAATTCGttctaatttcaaattttttttagtacctatgaAGAATCATATACCCGGGACCTAATTATACGCTTTTTGTTTATCTTTTAATGGTTATAGAGAACAGGTACATCAATCCTTTCCTAGTTCATATTGTGGCTGTCAATTGAACAAGTTTGGcacagaaatataaatatacctataatgtttgataataagtaataacattgatttattagtttattactttattattaataatagtatacctaataattagactgtggatttttatgcaattgtaatagttttaagctaatgacaacaatttttaaaaaattttaatattatatgcaagtaaatatagccatataggtaagttgctttaaaaattaaaataataaaaactcggacaagagaacacagataatattcttgcATTCAAAGCTGATAATTTGTcaattcactgtaatattaaaattaaaatataaaatagattctGATGAATACAAATTTGGTGTGTTGTTTACGTTTGTATAAGAATAACATAAATACGACAACGCAATTTTTAAGTATCATCACGTCCTCTtgattaataaaagtataatacctacctaactaatgACTAAAATTATACTACATAACAACCTCGTTgagtcatattttattgttattcgtattgatatatatttttttaatactggttAGTAGTTATGTaacttagatattataaatttaacttataatctaacatattatattttacgattaaGTAGTAGGTATAGATCATTAGattctatacctacctataaaaatgtctagtaagtatttaagtacattAATAGTTTCCAAGTATTTTATTAGGTCTGCTTGAATAGTATAttgattgaattttaaaattaacttttaaatagatatttaaatttaaaatatgaaaattaccaTTAATTAGATATCGGTATTGGATAcctttaaaaacaatgtttaaataatatttaattttttttttttttcagaaaattgaaatCGTTCTATCGTGTGGTGTggataatagttatatttttgataattatagattcagttttattaataatattgacatattcaTTTGTTATggtaatgtttaatatacaaaaattattttattttatattcttaaaatccTAACTAAGGACTGAAGcctataaattcaaataaaacgcTGAACCCACATAATAtgtgtctctgtcttacaaacttacaacatggcaaatttataaattaatattactaattatgatATAGGGACGACTGACGAGAGAGGATTGGTACATAGGTTGAATGGTTATGATACGTTTTTCTCTAGTTTTTCAACAATTCTTCTATTGGTTATCCAACCTAACTTATGTAGGGTAGTTGTGGATATGGTGGTGAATATTCAAAGTTCGTGCAAAAGAAAAGAAAGGAGAATTATTTGAACTCACTCTAAAATTAATGAGCCACTGAGTGAGAGTATAAGGACTCCATATAATGGAACCATATTTAAGGGCCGAACAATAGAGAATAATACGCAAAGCCTTGAGTAAAAAAGAAATCTTGAACTCTGACGATTCCCAAATCTTAAACCCTTTACaggttacaagttacaactaatGAAACTACTGATAGGTTGGTTCAACCTTACAACTTAATTGTAGGCAAACGTGGATACAAGAGGCAGGGGGCTATGGGGGCTGAATTCctcctatatataatacctataggctataccTATAGGgagaaacaatttttattggaaaaaaagtAAGACGGTGGAAACTCGTTACCACATTGAgtgaatatttttacttatatattattttgttatacttatataatgctTCGTTATAATGCTACCCgctacctacttaatttaaaacaattttatcggttttgtttgtaataattacgCACTAATATTGTGAGGTATACAcactataaatgtataggtattaatgtattattgtacctattaggtatctatagactatataactttgatatattattaaaatttatttttactcgacACTCATCAAACAAATAACACGAAATAACTTAAACAAAACTCctggaaaaaaataaaccacttCCCATGTATTTTAAGGTTATCATTTCAATACTTCGGTATAggcaatgaatattaattttatatacatgaataGACTGGTAGGTATTCCAATAAATTTAACAGATTTTTGAGTGCTCAGCGTTTGACCCTTCTGGTTATTCTGTGGCATATAGGTGTGAATTATGTTTGATTATGAATTGTTTCGTAAAAAAGATGCGTGGTAGGTTGGGGACATTTTGAGGTTGTACATTAGTAATTTCAAGTTaataaagacaaaaaaaatatatttttgttttttattatttgttcatctcgGCCGgacaaaacacaaaattattaggcgtaataaataggtacctacctacttcgtAAAGCTTCGCAGTTCGCACGCACTGCCAGagactataggtatacaaatatacaacaataatatttttgagtgtcctatatatatatcaataaactatgatgattattgattaattaatactgTTTTTATTCTGTTGATAGATTTGTTCGTCAGCGGAATCATTTTCTATTTTCAACATACTTAAGATCTCGAcagcattttttgtttttgtaattcaactatacttatactgttatttatttgaCGTTCTAAATGAtaaagtaaaacatattattagcattacctatatattagaaggagttttttttaattaattctgtGTTTGAATACAGAAAGAATCCGTCAACTTTGGATTATATTGTTGTGATTGGACAAAAAtggatttaagatttaaaaagttattgttaTTAGCCACGAAGTTCAATAATGCTAATACATTAAAGATAAAATCAACACCGAATAAAA
It contains:
- the LOC107882641 gene encoding uncharacterized protein LOC107882641, whose translation is MKWLQDHEVAINLALFKRYQFYQIFNPNGSKLLNYDTYKLTNVMFIVAVTTYNIFSAMCFFTDTVDTIDSVDLLLMIFIYSIIIISLLKISVLLFNADQIWELFDLTRFDFLTSRQCRKNVGILCKYRDRSITITNLYQNYSTMVFIIWMITPLVLNTFVVVGGPNQRYHNIFNMQYPVSANIYNQYYYLFYLMEIAMGIFVLNYSMIIDNFLISLCWVIIAQYEVITTAFEKIGNDCELTTLQNEKNNNSFEAYEDLKSILMDQNKLYIKLKSFYRVVWIIVIFLIIIDSVLLIILTYSFVMICSSAESFSIFNILKISTAFFVFVIQLYLYCYLFDVLNDKKESVNFGLYCCDWTKMDLRFKKLLLLATKFNNANTLKIKSTPNKIVNLQLFSSVMTTAFNIVTVMLKTMNGKN